One Planctomycetia bacterium DNA segment encodes these proteins:
- a CDS encoding heavy metal translocating P-type ATPase, with amino-acid sequence MNTTTDVPLLDPDEIRFFKPLLASRAYNASMNSRIKIPIAGMTCRRCADHVGEALRGVPGVASADVLLSEHAAVVEFDANSTNRPALAEAVAAAGYRVPDDERATRDDARPASENRPRAAPARTQRVRFAIEGMHCAACVGRVERSLMEVAGVASADVNMVLHEATVRFDAARTSLAQLESAVAGAGYRATPLDDPQSADERAARQRRQATGWKIRFFTGLALLLPLVILHLTGEPHGALARWTMLLAATTTLLVLGAPYFLGAWRRTWQRSADMDTLITLGVGAAFTAGVFDFATHRHSMYFMDGAMILVFVTLGKWLEAKAKHRTGSAIRHLLELAPLEATLVDGARLRTVRVEDVEIGTTLLIRPGAQIPLDGLVLTGTTAVDQAWLTGESLPSEKNPGDEVFAGTINGAGSLTVRATRRAEQTTLAKTIELVRHAQETKPQIQRLADRIVRVFVPGVLLVATVTAIAWLLAGDWRTGLSAAISVLVVACPCALGLAVPTAIVAAAGRGAEAGILIKEASALEVAASLTHVVFDKTGTLTEGKPRVIDLVVANASTDEREILSVAAAAQRLSSHPLARAVVEAAEERGLAIPAADRLSTIAGRGIVAHTATSEIIIGNEKLMEDRGFDVGPLRERLAAARAAGKTPLLVAVDKR; translated from the coding sequence GTGAATACGACGACCGATGTCCCGCTTCTCGATCCGGATGAAATTCGCTTCTTTAAGCCGCTGCTTGCCTCCCGCGCATACAATGCGAGCATGAATTCACGGATCAAAATACCGATCGCCGGGATGACGTGCCGGCGTTGTGCCGACCACGTCGGCGAAGCCTTGCGCGGGGTGCCCGGAGTCGCCAGCGCCGACGTGCTTTTGAGCGAGCACGCCGCCGTGGTGGAATTCGACGCTAACTCGACGAATCGGCCGGCGCTGGCCGAAGCCGTCGCGGCGGCCGGCTATCGTGTGCCCGACGACGAGCGGGCGACCAGAGACGACGCCCGGCCGGCGAGCGAAAATCGACCTCGCGCCGCTCCCGCGCGCACGCAGCGCGTTCGTTTCGCGATCGAAGGGATGCACTGCGCCGCGTGCGTCGGGCGGGTCGAGCGGTCGTTGATGGAAGTCGCGGGCGTGGCGTCGGCCGATGTCAATATGGTGCTCCACGAAGCAACCGTCCGATTCGATGCCGCGCGCACATCGCTCGCGCAACTCGAATCGGCTGTGGCCGGGGCCGGCTACCGCGCAACCCCGCTCGACGATCCTCAATCGGCCGACGAGCGCGCCGCTCGCCAACGACGCCAAGCGACCGGTTGGAAGATCCGTTTTTTCACAGGCCTCGCGCTGTTGCTGCCGCTCGTGATCTTGCACCTCACAGGTGAACCGCACGGCGCTCTCGCGCGCTGGACGATGCTGCTTGCAGCCACGACGACGCTCCTCGTGCTCGGCGCTCCGTACTTTCTCGGAGCTTGGCGACGAACCTGGCAACGCTCGGCCGATATGGACACGCTGATCACGCTCGGAGTCGGAGCGGCGTTCACGGCCGGCGTGTTCGACTTCGCAACGCATCGGCATTCGATGTACTTCATGGATGGAGCGATGATCCTCGTCTTCGTCACGCTCGGCAAATGGCTCGAAGCGAAAGCGAAGCATCGCACCGGCTCCGCGATTCGCCACCTGCTCGAGCTCGCTCCGCTAGAAGCGACGCTCGTCGACGGCGCTCGGTTGCGAACCGTTCGCGTCGAGGACGTCGAGATCGGGACGACCTTGCTCATTCGGCCCGGCGCTCAAATTCCGCTCGATGGGCTCGTGCTCACCGGCACGACCGCGGTCGATCAGGCTTGGCTGACCGGGGAATCGTTGCCGAGCGAGAAGAACCCCGGCGATGAAGTTTTCGCCGGCACCATCAACGGCGCCGGTTCGCTCACCGTTCGAGCGACGCGCCGCGCCGAACAAACGACCCTCGCCAAGACGATTGAACTCGTGCGCCACGCGCAAGAAACGAAGCCGCAGATCCAGCGTCTTGCCGATCGGATCGTGCGCGTGTTCGTGCCCGGCGTGCTCTTAGTCGCAACTGTTACGGCGATCGCCTGGCTCCTAGCGGGCGACTGGCGTACCGGCTTGTCGGCCGCGATCTCGGTGCTGGTCGTGGCGTGTCCTTGTGCGCTCGGCTTGGCCGTGCCGACGGCGATCGTCGCGGCAGCCGGCCGAGGTGCGGAAGCCGGCATCTTAATCAAAGAAGCTTCGGCACTCGAAGTCGCGGCGAGTCTCACGCATGTCGTCTTCGATAAGACGGGAACGCTCACCGAGGGTAAGCCGCGCGTGATCGATCTCGTCGTCGCGAACGCAAGCACCGACGAACGAGAAATCCTCAGCGTGGCTGCCGCCGCACAAAGGCTGAGCTCGCACCCCTTGGCCCGCGCCGTGGTGGAAGCGGCCGAGGAACGAGGCCTCGCGATTCCGGCAGCCGATCGGCTGTCGACGATCGCCGGGCGAGGAATCGTCGCGCATACGGCGACGAGCGAGATTATCATCGGCAACGAGAAGCTGATGGAGGATCGAGGTTTCGATGTCGGGCCGCTCCGTGAACGACTCGCCGCAGCACGGGCCGCAGGGAAAACGCCCCTCTTGGTTGCTGTCGACAAACG
- a CDS encoding VanZ family protein: MAMHLPGDTIPRELRPEPGTDGTVHSIAYAGFAFLLCRTFDAWHRRKYPTVNPPLLFYVFIFISCITYAYIDEETQPLTGRSADPADWQADVFGAAFGCCCDLFLTIFLGRTPQGLKKRRRRRHRHRHRTRSESGEHRHRRRRRSNSRPSELPEVRPEEPNEGLDPGLA, translated from the coding sequence ATGGCGATGCATCTTCCCGGCGATACGATCCCGCGCGAACTTCGGCCCGAGCCCGGCACCGACGGCACCGTGCATAGCATCGCCTACGCCGGTTTCGCGTTCTTGCTTTGCCGGACGTTCGACGCTTGGCACCGTCGCAAATATCCGACGGTGAATCCTCCGCTGCTGTTCTACGTCTTCATCTTTATCTCTTGCATCACGTACGCCTATATCGATGAAGAGACGCAGCCGTTAACCGGTCGTTCGGCGGACCCGGCCGATTGGCAAGCCGACGTGTTCGGTGCCGCGTTCGGTTGCTGCTGCGATCTGTTTCTCACCATCTTCCTCGGCCGTACTCCGCAGGGCTTGAAGAAGCGGCGCAGGCGTCGACATCGCCACCGGCATCGAACTCGAAGCGAAAGCGGCGAGCATCGCCATCGCCGACGTCGGCGGAGTAATTCGCGTCCGTCGGAGTTGCCCGAGGTGCGCCCGGAAGAACCCAACGAAGGGCTCGACCCGGGCCTCGCATAA
- the dnaG gene encoding DNA primase translates to MSFDWADAKLRVRQAVDIVELVGDYLPLRREGRGYKALCPWHDDTKPSLQVNAERQSFKCWVCDIGGDIFSFIMKMEGIDFPEAVQLLADKAGIKLEPKRSPDGSLAPVDDKRELLQALAWAEQRFQAYLLNDPEAEPARRYLAERGITDESIHHFHCGYSPNRWDWLVQEARKTAFSARTLIGAGLIGERTNGPGHYDRFRGRVLFSIRDPQGRPVGFGGRVLPGISDDSPAKYVNSPETALFQKSSLLYALDHAKEAITRTRTAVVMEGYTDVVIAHQCGFKNAVAVLGTALGERHVKLLKRFADRIVLVLDGDEAGRKRTDEILELFVAEQVDLRVLTLPDELDPADFLLQHGSAAMESLMGDAIDALDHKFYSVTAGLGSQPSTHQISQALESILGVLAKAPRLADSPDSAAKMREDQTLVRLSQLSGISEERIRQRLAAMRRTATKPRAYESRSNSDKPAVPEVESPFTPVPDEQLFDSPKYAQAERWLLEIAVHAPEHIAELKTLVAVEELRHPAHRVILAAAFRISEEGILPDFDRLMLEFDDARAKNFLIDLDEGRRIKARAATSQELSELVRVLQDQSLAFRRPRRTAIAESGSKDSIEREEELVARLKALHERERSRQGISAPMDG, encoded by the coding sequence GTGTCGTTCGATTGGGCCGACGCCAAACTTCGGGTCCGTCAGGCGGTCGACATCGTCGAGCTAGTCGGCGACTATCTCCCGTTGCGCCGTGAAGGGCGCGGCTACAAGGCGCTCTGCCCTTGGCACGACGACACGAAGCCGAGCTTACAGGTCAACGCCGAACGGCAATCGTTTAAGTGTTGGGTCTGCGACATCGGCGGCGACATCTTCAGCTTTATCATGAAGATGGAAGGGATCGACTTCCCGGAAGCGGTTCAGCTTCTCGCCGACAAGGCCGGCATTAAGCTCGAGCCGAAACGTTCGCCCGACGGCTCCCTGGCACCGGTCGACGATAAACGCGAGCTCCTGCAAGCCCTGGCTTGGGCCGAGCAGCGTTTTCAGGCCTATCTCTTGAACGATCCCGAGGCGGAGCCTGCGCGGCGCTATCTCGCCGAGCGCGGCATTACCGACGAATCGATCCATCACTTCCATTGCGGCTACTCGCCGAATCGTTGGGACTGGCTCGTGCAAGAAGCTCGCAAGACGGCGTTCTCGGCACGCACGCTCATCGGCGCCGGCCTCATCGGCGAACGAACCAACGGCCCCGGCCACTACGACCGATTTCGCGGTCGCGTATTGTTCTCGATTCGCGATCCGCAGGGTCGGCCCGTCGGTTTCGGCGGCCGCGTGTTGCCGGGTATTTCCGACGATAGCCCCGCGAAATACGTCAATTCTCCGGAAACGGCCCTGTTCCAAAAGAGCAGCCTCCTCTACGCGCTCGACCACGCGAAAGAAGCGATTACGCGGACGCGCACGGCCGTCGTGATGGAGGGCTACACCGACGTCGTCATTGCGCATCAGTGTGGGTTCAAGAACGCCGTGGCCGTGCTCGGCACGGCATTAGGCGAACGGCATGTGAAGCTGTTGAAGCGCTTTGCCGATCGGATCGTGCTCGTGCTCGACGGCGACGAGGCGGGGCGCAAGCGAACGGATGAGATCTTGGAATTGTTCGTCGCCGAGCAAGTCGACTTGCGCGTGCTGACGTTGCCGGATGAACTCGACCCGGCCGATTTCTTGTTGCAGCACGGCTCCGCTGCGATGGAGTCGCTCATGGGGGACGCGATCGATGCGCTCGATCATAAGTTTTACTCCGTCACGGCCGGACTCGGATCGCAGCCGAGCACGCATCAGATCAGCCAAGCCCTGGAAAGCATACTCGGCGTGTTGGCGAAAGCGCCTCGTTTGGCCGATAGCCCCGACTCGGCCGCAAAGATGCGCGAAGACCAAACGCTGGTGCGGCTATCACAGCTTTCCGGCATTTCCGAAGAACGGATTCGGCAGCGCCTCGCGGCGATGCGCCGCACGGCAACGAAGCCGCGTGCCTACGAATCGCGCTCGAATAGCGATAAACCTGCCGTACCTGAAGTGGAATCGCCGTTCACCCCGGTGCCCGACGAGCAGCTTTTCGATTCGCCGAAATATGCCCAAGCCGAGCGGTGGTTGCTGGAGATCGCGGTGCATGCGCCGGAGCATATCGCCGAGTTGAAGACGTTGGTCGCGGTGGAAGAGTTGCGTCATCCGGCGCATCGCGTGATTCTCGCAGCGGCATTCCGGATCAGCGAAGAAGGGATTTTGCCCGACTTCGATCGGCTGATGTTGGAGTTCGACGATGCGCGGGCGAAGAACTTTTTAATCGATCTCGATGAAGGCAGAAGAATTAAGGCGCGTGCCGCTACTTCGCAAGAGCTATCGGAGCTAGTGCGAGTATTGCAAGATCAGTCGCTCGCTTTTCGACGACCGCGCAGAACTGCGATTGCCGAATCGGGCTCTAAAGATTCAATTGAGAGAGAGGAAGAATTAGTCGCTCGGCTCAAAGCATTGCACGAGCGTGAGCGCAGCCGCCAAGGCATTTCCGCACCCATGGATGGGTAG
- a CDS encoding sigma-70 family RNA polymerase sigma factor, giving the protein MDYSDKDLQVLISTGKAQGYLTYDQVNDYLPDEAVNPEKLDNLLIALDEMGIELVTEAPAAKGSVDVAAVEPEEELGPTRSIAQKKGLGDSPRWSDDPIRLYLAQMAEIPLLTREQEISLAKKIEVTRKRFRRSLLSSHFALHSTVETLKKVRDGSLPFDRTIKVSLTEQLTKEQILQRMPHNLSTLERLLKENRTDFKRCLSRGTSFEDRKRYRRQLLSRRRKSLTLVEELSLRTRRVQPMIRQLETMLTRMDSLKLKIGQLDGNTAAKDDRANLRKELRDLMLSTLEAPKTLRIKLARIRVQFREYEAAKRQLSGGNLRLVVSIAKKYRNRGLSFLDLIQEGNTGLMRAVDKYEYRRGYKFSTYATWWIRQAITRAIADQARTIRIPVHMIDVLSKLRNVSKQLQQELGREPTTEETAIAADLSIEETKRVMSIGRQPVSLDRPIGESEDAAFGEFIQDDNTLSPITSASQVMLRDKIEGLLKTLTYREREIIRLRYGLGDGYTYTLEEVGRIFKVTRERVRQIEAKAVRKLQHPVHSQQLEGFLSGLALTS; this is encoded by the coding sequence GTGGACTATTCGGACAAAGATCTACAGGTTTTGATTTCGACGGGCAAAGCGCAAGGCTACCTCACCTACGATCAGGTGAACGACTACTTGCCCGACGAAGCGGTCAACCCCGAGAAGCTCGACAACCTGCTCATCGCGCTCGATGAAATGGGGATCGAGCTCGTCACGGAAGCTCCGGCAGCGAAAGGGAGCGTCGACGTCGCCGCCGTCGAGCCGGAAGAAGAACTCGGCCCCACACGCAGCATTGCGCAAAAGAAGGGCCTCGGCGATTCGCCTCGTTGGAGCGACGACCCGATTCGCCTATATCTCGCTCAAATGGCGGAAATTCCGCTGCTGACGCGCGAGCAGGAAATTTCTCTTGCCAAGAAGATCGAAGTCACGCGGAAGCGCTTTCGCCGCAGTTTGCTCAGCTCGCATTTCGCGCTGCATAGCACCGTGGAAACGCTGAAAAAGGTGCGCGACGGATCGTTGCCGTTCGATCGCACGATTAAAGTCTCGCTGACCGAGCAATTGACCAAAGAACAGATTCTGCAGCGGATGCCGCACAATCTTTCGACGCTCGAACGCTTGCTCAAGGAAAATCGAACCGACTTCAAACGCTGCCTCAGCCGCGGCACGTCGTTCGAAGATCGGAAGCGTTATCGACGACAATTGCTTTCGCGCCGGCGCAAATCGCTGACGCTCGTCGAAGAGCTCAGCTTGCGCACGCGGCGCGTGCAGCCGATGATTCGTCAACTGGAAACCATGCTTACGCGCATGGACTCGCTCAAGCTAAAGATCGGTCAACTCGACGGCAACACGGCTGCGAAAGACGATCGCGCGAATCTTCGCAAAGAGCTGCGCGATCTCATGCTCTCGACGTTGGAAGCTCCGAAGACGTTGCGCATCAAGCTCGCTCGTATTCGCGTGCAGTTCCGCGAATACGAAGCGGCGAAGCGGCAACTCTCCGGCGGCAACCTCCGGCTCGTCGTCTCGATCGCCAAAAAGTATCGCAACCGGGGCTTGAGCTTCTTGGACTTGATCCAAGAAGGCAATACCGGCTTGATGCGGGCCGTCGATAAATACGAATATCGTCGCGGCTACAAGTTCTCGACGTACGCCACTTGGTGGATTCGCCAAGCCATTACGCGGGCCATCGCCGATCAGGCGCGCACGATTCGCATTCCCGTGCATATGATCGACGTGTTGTCGAAGCTTCGCAACGTGTCGAAGCAATTGCAACAAGAACTCGGCCGCGAACCGACGACCGAAGAAACGGCGATCGCCGCAGACTTGAGCATCGAAGAAACGAAGCGCGTGATGAGCATCGGGCGTCAGCCGGTAAGCCTCGATCGGCCGATCGGTGAAAGCGAAGATGCCGCTTTCGGCGAGTTCATCCAAGACGACAACACGCTGAGCCCGATCACGAGCGCTTCGCAAGTGATGCTCCGCGATAAGATCGAAGGACTGCTGAAGACCCTCACGTATCGCGAACGGGAAATCATTCGCCTGCGATACGGTCTCGGCGACGGCTACACCTACACCTTGGAAGAGGTCGGCCGCATCTTCAAGGTCACGCGCGAGCGGGTTCGCCAGATCGAAGCCAAAGCGGTTCGGAAGCTGCAGCATCCGGTTCACAGCCAACAACTCGAAGGCTTCCTCTCGGGCCTCGCTTTAACGTCGTAA
- a CDS encoding phospholipase, with translation MSYAVVLRELHRIHIQLGDLRERIEKGPRQVKAHELNVARSEAEATRLKNEQKALKMASDAKNLQLKSGDSKMLDLKTKLNQSKSNREYQALKDQIAADQMSGSVLQDEILELEQKIEDSKKVVAAAEAVLVKAKEEVNRVQQKVRDEQGSLEADFKRLEAQLIESEKGLPDDLRETYTRKVRDMGADCMAVVDGEHCGGCYQNLTPNTMSTLMMDKIVQCQVCGRMLYFAEDRSIGQDRKRGKK, from the coding sequence ATGAGTTACGCCGTCGTCTTGCGAGAACTACATCGCATCCATATCCAACTGGGAGATTTGCGCGAGCGGATCGAAAAAGGTCCCCGGCAAGTGAAGGCCCATGAGCTCAACGTGGCGCGAAGCGAAGCTGAAGCGACGCGGCTCAAGAACGAGCAAAAGGCGCTGAAGATGGCGTCGGATGCCAAGAATTTGCAGCTCAAGTCCGGTGATTCGAAAATGCTGGACTTGAAGACGAAGCTGAATCAGTCGAAAAGCAACCGCGAATATCAAGCTTTGAAAGATCAGATCGCCGCGGATCAAATGTCGGGCAGCGTGCTGCAAGACGAAATCCTCGAGCTCGAACAAAAGATCGAAGATTCGAAGAAGGTCGTCGCGGCGGCCGAAGCGGTGCTTGTGAAAGCTAAGGAAGAAGTCAATCGCGTACAGCAAAAAGTGCGCGACGAACAAGGTTCGCTCGAAGCCGATTTTAAGCGACTCGAAGCCCAATTGATCGAGTCGGAAAAGGGCCTGCCCGACGACTTGCGCGAAACCTACACGCGTAAAGTCCGCGACATGGGTGCCGATTGCATGGCCGTGGTCGATGGAGAGCATTGCGGCGGCTGTTATCAGAATCTCACTCCGAACACGATGAGCACGCTGATGATGGACAAGATCGTCCAATGTCAGGTTTGCGGACGGATGCTCTACTTTGCGGAAGATCGCTCGATCGGTCAGGATCGCAAGCGCGGCAAGAAGTAG
- the greA gene encoding transcription elongation factor GreA: protein MSEYIPMSRSGYDKLMAELKQYEDVDMPKIAKNIAEARAEGDLKENAEYHGARESQGMLQAKINMLRDKLSRAQIIDTAALPKDEVRFGATVVVKDLEFGDEETFILVGAGDENYDEGKILITSPLAQGLVGKKVGQKVQIEVPAGTMKFKILEIRIED from the coding sequence ATGTCCGAATACATTCCGATGAGCCGCTCCGGTTACGACAAGCTCATGGCCGAACTGAAGCAGTACGAAGACGTCGACATGCCGAAGATCGCCAAGAACATCGCCGAAGCGCGCGCCGAAGGAGATCTCAAAGAGAACGCCGAATACCACGGCGCCCGCGAGAGCCAAGGAATGTTGCAAGCCAAGATCAACATGCTGCGCGACAAGCTGAGCCGAGCGCAGATCATCGACACCGCGGCCTTGCCGAAAGATGAAGTCCGCTTCGGTGCGACCGTCGTCGTGAAGGATCTCGAATTCGGCGACGAAGAGACGTTCATTCTCGTCGGCGCCGGCGACGAGAACTACGACGAAGGAAAGATCTTGATTACGAGCCCGTTGGCTCAAGGCTTGGTCGGGAAGAAGGTTGGGCAAAAGGTCCAGATCGAAGTCCCCGCCGGGACCATGAAGTTCAAGATTCTCGAAATTCGCATCGAAGACTAA
- a CDS encoding YggS family pyridoxal phosphate-dependent enzyme, which translates to MSDAHAERIVANLASVRERIAAASIGAGRLPAEVRLVAVTKYVDLAATKYLIEAGCLDLGEARPQKLWDKAAALDGLGVRWHLIGQLQRNKVRRTLPLAHLIHAGDSERLLAEIEREAAALELDTTSVLLEVNVSGDVAKHGFAPKQLEPLLDRFAKLPHVAVRGLMTMAGLNADADGERRQFAELRELRNKLRSQWSGRFAFDELSMGMSGDFEAAIAEGATMVRVGSALFEGIATGDAS; encoded by the coding sequence ATGTCCGACGCCCACGCCGAACGAATCGTAGCGAACCTGGCCTCGGTGCGCGAGCGCATCGCCGCCGCCTCGATCGGCGCGGGCCGGTTGCCCGCGGAGGTTCGCTTGGTCGCGGTGACGAAGTATGTCGACCTCGCCGCGACGAAATACCTGATCGAGGCGGGATGTCTCGACCTCGGCGAAGCCCGACCGCAGAAACTTTGGGATAAAGCCGCAGCGCTCGACGGGCTCGGCGTCCGTTGGCATCTCATCGGCCAGTTGCAACGGAACAAAGTTCGCCGCACGCTGCCGCTCGCGCATCTCATTCACGCCGGCGATTCCGAACGATTGCTCGCTGAAATCGAGCGCGAAGCCGCGGCGCTCGAGCTCGACACGACTTCCGTATTACTCGAAGTCAACGTATCGGGCGACGTCGCGAAGCACGGCTTCGCTCCGAAACAACTCGAGCCGCTCTTAGACAGGTTCGCGAAGTTGCCGCATGTCGCCGTGCGAGGCTTGATGACGATGGCCGGTTTAAATGCCGACGCCGATGGCGAGCGACGGCAGTTCGCCGAACTGCGAGAACTGCGAAACAAGCTCCGCTCGCAATGGTCGGGCCGATTCGCTTTCGACGAGCTCTCGATGGGAATGAGCGGCGACTTCGAAGCGGCGATCGCCGAAGGGGCGACGATGGTCCGGGTCGGCTCCGCGCTGTTCGAGGGAATCGCGACCGGCGATGCGAGTTGA